In Drosophila simulans strain w501 chromosome X, Prin_Dsim_3.1, whole genome shotgun sequence, one DNA window encodes the following:
- the LOC6725074 gene encoding uncharacterized protein LOC6725074, whose amino-acid sequence MLRFGPQLMLLAMACFALQMAHGWLLKLPKLEAKLEAKEAKDEAMLDWFEGKKQTELLKKLDFLNLFTEKEEAKLEKKENEWEKFKQWWDEKKEKELAFFEAKKEKELAFFEGKLSKKSGKKSKSKKTTVKPCYGYQDQERDTAKYYSAEATEAEYEESEEVTERPSRKTYERKSYDRPTYSLPTIYDVRDDSSEGTRYFT is encoded by the exons ATGCTGAGATTTGGACCACAACTAATGCTGCTGGCGATGGCCTGTTTTG CTCTGCAGATGGCCCACGGATGGCTATTGAAGCTGCCCAAGCTGGAGGCGAAACTAGAAGCCAAGGAGGCCAAGGATGAAGCAATGCTGGATTGGTTCGAGGGCAAGAAGCAGACGGAGCTGCTCAAGAAGCTGGATTTCCTCAATTTGTTCAccgaaaaggaggaggccaagcTGGAGAAGAAGGAGAACGAGTGGGAGAAGTTCAAGCAGTGGTGGgacgaaaagaaagaaaaggagctggccttttTCGAGGccaagaaggagaaggagctggCCTTCTTCGAGGGCAAGTTGTCCAAGAAGTCGGGCAAAAAGAGCAAGTCCAAGAAGACCACAGTGAAGCCTTGCTATGGCTACCAGGACCAGGAACGGGACACTGCTAAATACTACTCAGCAGAGGCAACCGAGGCGGAATACGAGGAGTCCGAGGAAGTCACTGAAAGACCCAGCCGAAAGACCTACGAACGCAAGAGCTACGACAGACCAACCTATTCGCTGCCCACAATTTACGATGTGAGGGACGATTCGTCGGAGGGCACTCGCTACTTTACCTGA
- the LOC27206745 gene encoding mucin-5AC, whose translation MLPSRNHLIAFVVVTTLVCLTVGQESTFLASITSSNNQLQSANGTSLNNETITINISEIIAAAEAASNATESSSTTAPSVTTTEATSTSTASSATPTTVPATTTLTSSSTTQADITTSTETSTSTQSTSTISADTSTTPNTPTITTQSTVTQAPTTIQTTTTTTTQLPTTSTLTTITTPQASTTTTQTSTVAPSTTTTPSSATSTTQAPTTTEPQTSTLVQPLTTTTPPTTSTTPQSISTTSTQAPTTTTQSTSTATQPSTTTPQSIPTTTTQVSTTSTQPTTTTTPLPTTTTTPLPTTTTTPQTTTTTTPQPTTTTTTTQASTTPQSEITTTPAPTSSTETATTTTTARSTTTSTTTTSTTPIAYTVYTMEPYPNIYGRSNEIAKPQRKLRRGRKGRRGRRPRRRTTPAPLTSSTTTTTTTVRTTLSGFDDFSEDYDDLVLNSNNVLEPFPELPLDLGNIDNNRIPK comes from the exons ATGCTGCCGTCACGTAATCATTTAATTGCCTTCGTTGTGGTGACAACATTAG TCTGTTTAACTGTGGGCCAAGAGTCTACATTTCTGGCCTCGATCACTAGTTCAAACAACCAGCTTCAGTCGGCGAATGGAACTAGCTTGAACaacgaaaccattacaattaACATCAGTGAAATAATAGCAGCGGCTGAAGCGGCATCAAATGCTACAGAATCCTCCAGCACTACAGCACCTTCGGTGACAACTACAGAAGCTACATCGACTTCAACAGCATCATCTGCAACACCAACGACAGTGCCAGCAACCACAACGCTAACCAGTTCGTCCACCACACAAGCAGATATAACCACATCCACAGAGACATCCACAAGTACACAGTCGACCTCTACCATTTCGGCAGACACATCCACTACACCAAACACTCCAACTATAACAACACAATCTACAGTGACACAAGCTCCAACAACAATACAgacaaccacaacaacgacaacgcaACTGCCCACTACTAGTACTTTAACAACCATAACAACTCCCCAAGCTTCAACAACAACTACTCAGACATCAACGGTAGCACCGTCAACAACAACTACACCATCTTCCGCAACATCCACAACCcaagcaccaacaacaacagaaccACAAACTTCAACTCTCGTGCAACctttaacaacaacaacaccacccACAACTTCAACTACACCGCAATCAATTTCAACCACATCTACACAAGCtccgacaacaacaacacaatcAACGTCCACAGCTACACAACCATCAACAACGACACCACAATCCATTCCAACAACAACCACTCAAGTCTCGACAACTTCGACACaacccacaacaacaactactccacttccaacaacaacaacaactccacttccaacaacaacaactactccacaaaccacaacaacaactacaccCCAACCTACAACGACAACCACAACTACACAAGCATCAACAACACCGCAGTCCGAAATAACAACCACTCCAGCACCTACGAGCAGCACTGaaacagcaactacaacaacaactgctcGGAGCACCaccacatcaacaacaaccaccAGCACAACACCCATTGCTTACACCGTTTACACCATGGAACCCTATCCCAATATATATGGCCGATCAAACGAGATTGCCAAGCCACAGCGAAAATTGCGAAGAGGACGCAAAGGGCGCAGAGGCAGGAGACCCCGTCGTCGCACCACCCCGGCACCACTGACatccagcaccaccaccacaacaacaaccgtCAGGACGACTTTGAGTGGCTTTGACGACTTCAGCGAGGACTACGACGATCTCGTACTCAACTCGAACAACGTGTTGGAACCATTTCCAGAGTTGCCTCTCGATTTAGGAAATATCGACAACAACAGAATCCCCAAGTAA
- the LOC6725075 gene encoding uncharacterized protein LOC6725075, whose amino-acid sequence MFNKTIVVALLVCACYLGTSDARPGLTDVATGPVGAAAPLVTGALGGLTGGVAGSALPQLTGSLGQSGPLGLGQGPLSGLTG is encoded by the exons ATGTTCAACAAAACGATTGTCGTTGCCCTCCTTGTGTGCG CCTGCTACCTTGGCACTAGTGATGCTCGCCCCGGACTTACCGATGTGGCCACTGGACCAGTTGGAGCAGCCGCGCCATTGGTAACTGGAGCTCTTGGTGGCCTAACTGGAGGAGTAGCTGGCTCCGCTCTGCCTCAGCTGACTGGTTCTCTTGGCCAGTCAGGACCTTTGGGATTGGGCCAAGGACCACTTTCCGGACTTACCGGTTAA
- the LOC27207645 gene encoding uncharacterized protein LOC27207645 gives MSGQKLLFIALLSLMMTVAWTLPTQSLSVTNTSSARKQLIKEFVAKVQELIKILMQDLLKLPVTR, from the exons ATGTCAGGCCAAAAGTTATTGTTCATTGCTCTGCTCAGCC TGATGATGACAGTGGCCTGGACTTTGCCCACTCAGTCATTGAGTGTGACGAACACATCGTCGGCGAGAAAGCAACTCATCAAGGAATTTGTGGCTAAGGTTCAAGAATTAATAAAGATCTTAATGCAAGATTTGTTGAAACTTCCGGTCACGAGATAG
- the LOC27209460 gene encoding uncharacterized protein LOC27209460: MNPFRPNPGQSFRIRLNMDRVRGEEERIMERSPDGGAITQIPPIQLRIDHQRDVNRFMINMRVLLHRRRTELNTGAGDSIFVWSWREPPTPTGLMGEGDADGGGHGNEAGDNGPPLPGLPPNP, encoded by the coding sequence ATGAATCCATTTCGGCCAAATCCAGGTCAGAGTTTTCGCATTCGCCTGAATATGGATCGCGTGCGGGGCGAAGAAGAGCGCATTATGGAGCGTTCCCCCGATGGAGGTGCAATCACCCAAATTCCACCGATCCAATTGCGCATCGATCATCAGCGGGATGTGAATCGTTTCATGATCAATATGCGTGTATTGCTACATCGACGGAGGACCGAATTAAATACAGGAGCCGGCGATAGTATCTTCGTGTGGAGCTGGAGGGAGCCTCCGACGCCAACCGGTTTGATGGGCGAGGGCGATGCTGATGGCGGTGGCCATGGTAATGAAGCAGGTGACAATGGTCCGCCATTGCCGGGACTGCCACCAAACCCCTAG